The sequence below is a genomic window from Streptococcus pantholopis.
TTCTGTGGAAATCACCTGGTCGCCTGTCTGGAAAATTACCCGAATCAGCCGCTATGGCCGGATTGCTCTGGGAATAAGCCCCAGATAAGCTGACTTTCTTCTCAGTAAAGAGAACCAAAAGACCTCTATGACTGCTTTTATCATCATAGAGGTCTTTTTTGCTATGCAAGAAAGTGAAGCAACAAAGTCGTACGCACCTATCTAAGGCAGGACTTTTCTCCCAGCCTCTGATTCAGCAAAGAGTACAGCCAGCAGGAACTGGTCAATCCTGACAGCCGTCCTTCTGCGCATTCTATAATGACTGTACTATGTCCGGTGTTTTATAGCCGAGCTGCCGTCAATCCTTTTTTCAATCAGCAGCTGCTGCTCAATTGTCTCTTTCATTTCCTTGACATGGCTGATGACACCTACCATGCGGTTTTCTCCGATGCTCTCCAGTACAGCGACAGCCTTATCCAGTGTTTCCTCATCCAGTGAGCCAAAACCTTCATCAATAAAGAGCGTCTCAATCAGAGCGCCATTGCTGGCATTTTGGACAACCTCTGACATGGACAGAGCAATAGCCAGAGAAGCAATGAAAGTCTCGCCCCCAGACAGTGAACTTGCCGGCAATTCTTTATTGTTGGTTTTATCATAGATATTGATATTGAGGCCGGACTGGGCCTTGCCGGCTGTCCTGTCTGAAATCAAGAATTCAAACTGCTGGCTGCTCAGCAGGCCGATATAGTGGTTATTGGCATAGTCGAGAATACGTTCCAGATGTGCCTGAATCACATAAGTTTCCAAGCGGACATGGCTTTCGCCCTGTCCCTGAACCAGCTTATTCAGATAGGCTAACTCCTGAGCGGCCTGTCTGTTTTTTTCGGCTTCCTTTTGCTTATCAGCGATTGCCTGAACGGTCTCTGCAATCATTTGCAGCTGTCTGCTTAAACGCCCCTGTTTCTCCACTAAAGATAGATGATTTTGCTCTGCTTCCTCTTTCTTTTTTTCCAAACTGTCCAGCTCAGGATAGGCTTTATCCTTGACTCCTTCCTGCAGCTCAGCAATTTCCTGAGACAAGGAGCGCTTTTGTTCTTCAAAACGGCTGATTTGATTGGCCGTCACCGAAATACGATTATGACCGAGCTCGGCAATCCAGTCTGCCAGCTGCTGTCTATCGTGTGTTAAGGCTGTGTCCGGCAACAAGGCCTCATCGAGTTCCCTCTCTGCATCTGTTCCTTCCTTTTGCTGAGCTGTCAGTGTTTCTGATTCGCTCGTTAACTGTCCTTTGAGCTTGGACAGGGCAGTCTCTGATTGGTGCAGGGCAGTCTCTGCCTTTGTTAATGATTCCTTAAAGGTCTGATAGGCTTCTTTGATAGTGTCCTCTAATTTTTGATAATAAGCTGCACTTTTTAAATCAGGATAGCTTTCTTGAAGTTCAAGAATTTTTCCTTCAGCCTGCTCCAGTCTGTCGGTTTCAACAGACAGATTTTTAAGGGAGGTCTGCTGCTCTGTCTGGTTGTTATCGAGCGCTGCTTCCAGTTTCTCAATAGTCTGTTCCTGCAGCTTTTGACGGTTTTCCAGTTCTTCATGACTGGCTCTCAGGTCAGCTAAAATGGCCTGACCGACGGCTTTTGAATAGTTTTCTTTAAGATCTCCGGCAGCTGTTTGGCTAACCGTATTTTGTAAATCCTGATAAGCTGCTGCGACTGCCTCCGCAATTTTTTTCAGTTCCTTAAGGACATCTTTTTTTCTGCTGTCATCAGCTGCCAAAAGGTTGTTTAACTCCTGAACCCTTTGCTCTGCAGCTTTTATTTGCTGCTCAAGGTTTTCAATGTCTTTAAACAATAACTTTAGATTCTCTTCATCAGTTTCAGCTATCTGGGTGTTAGGGTGCTCTAAAGAGCCGCAGACCGGACAGGCTTCTCCTTGGGTCAATTCGGCTTGGAGCTTACCGATCATAAGCTTGAGCTGGTCTTTCTTTTTACCGCGACTCTCTTGCTGCAGGCGGGACAGTTCTGCTTCTGCTGCGGCTAAGTCCCTGCGCGTTCGGGACAGCTTCTCTTCCAAACTATCTTTTTCTTTTAAAAACCTTGTCTGATCCTCAATGGATTTGTCCAAATGGTATTTGATAAGTTCTTCAGCCTGCCTGATAACTCCGGAAAGACCGGCTATTCTCTCAGTCAGAGCGTTTTGCTGGCGGTTGGCTGCTTCGAGCTCTTGTTTGTTTTTTTTCTCCTCTTGTTTAAGGCGGCCTCCTTTTTCCTTTAATGTATCGATATTTTTAGCGGAACTCTTCCTTTTCTGCTGATAATCCTGCAGCTGTTTTGCGGCCTCCAGCTGCTGGCGAATTTCAGGGAGAGCCTGATATTCTTTTTCTTGATGGGGCTCTTTCTGTTTTAGGCTGCTGACTGCGGTCCGGCAGGAATCGTAATTGGCAGCTGCTGTGCTTATTTCCTCCTTCAGCTTCGCAATGGACCGCTCCAGCTCAGCAGTCCGTCTGTTAGCTGCTATCATTTTGCTGTGCGCGTCTTTAAGATGATTTGCAAACTCTAAGCGCTCAAGGAGCTGTCGATTTTTTTGCTGCTGCTCTTCCTGTGCTTGGATATCACGCGCATACTGCGCTTCTTTTTCCTTCAAATCAGCAAATAATTCAGCTGTCTTCTGTCCCTCAGTCCAGTCTTTAAAAGCCTTATTTTTAAGTTCTTCTGCCTCTTTTACCTGCAAAGTTAAACTACTTTGCTCTGCCTGATGGTTTTTCAGAAAGTCCTCGGCCAGCTGCCTACGCCTTTGCCCGTCTGTTTCAGCAAAAGCCTCTATCTCAGTTTGAGTCCAGACCGATTCATTTTGGAACTGCTTTTCTAATTCTAGATTCAGGGCCTGCTGCTCAGCAGTCAGGCTTTTATTTCGCTCAGCCAGCTTTTCTTCAAAATCCCTAAAAATCTGAGTTCCGAAAATCTGACGCAGAATCTCTCTCTTGGCTTCCACCCCGGATTTAAGAAACTGGCTGAACTGATACTGAGGCAGCAGAATAATCTGTTTAAACTGCTCTGCGCTCAGCTGCAGCAAATCTTCGACAGCCTTTGTGGTCTTGATATTCTGACTGGCCAGATGAACAAGTTCGCGGCCGTCTGTCTGCTCCAAAAGGACTAAACTGGCTTCTTTTGTACCGATACCTTTCCCTCTGTCAATCCCTTTTTTAGGCATCAGCTCCAGTGTCCTTTGCACACGGTAGAGCTTATCCTGATGTTCAAACTGAAAAATAACTTGTGTTCTGGCATCTTTTAAAGCCGCAAAGGTTGACCGCAGTTCACCAATTTCGCGGTCGCCGCTGGTAACATTATAAAGCGCATAGAGCATGGCATCAAAAATGCTGGATTTCCCAGAGCCTGTTCTGCCGCTGATTAAAAACAAAGAACCTTCTTCAAATTTGGTAAAATCAATCGTTTCGTGACGGTAAGGACCGAAATTTATCATTTCTAATTTAACTGGTTTCATATGCTAGTTCTCTTTCAGTTGGCTTAATATATCAGCGACAATTGTTCTCTGATAGTCTGACAGGCTGTCGCCGTTTGTCATTTCTGCATAAAAGGTTCCGATAATTTCTTCTTCACTGGCTGAAAGTCTTTCCTGCCGCTTTTTGGATTGAAGAGTTCTGCCGGTTTCAACTTGACTGTGAATCGTAATATCCATGATCTCCGGGCCGTAAATCTCCTCTAATTTAGCACGGATATTAAGACCTTCTAGTTCTTTCCGGTTTTTAGTCAAAATATCAAAAGCAAAGCGAGCCCTTTTACGAGGATATGTTTCATAAAAATCTCTGTCAATTAAGCGGTCAAAGCCTTCTTCTAAAACAAAAAATTCTTTATAAACAGGCAGTTCCACAAATTTTTTACGAACTTCCCCCGGTTTGATATCGACAATATAAACACCCTT
It includes:
- a CDS encoding AAA family ATPase; translated protein: MKPVKLEMINFGPYRHETIDFTKFEEGSLFLISGRTGSGKSSIFDAMLYALYNVTSGDREIGELRSTFAALKDARTQVIFQFEHQDKLYRVQRTLELMPKKGIDRGKGIGTKEASLVLLEQTDGRELVHLASQNIKTTKAVEDLLQLSAEQFKQIILLPQYQFSQFLKSGVEAKREILRQIFGTQIFRDFEEKLAERNKSLTAEQQALNLELEKQFQNESVWTQTEIEAFAETDGQRRRQLAEDFLKNHQAEQSSLTLQVKEAEELKNKAFKDWTEGQKTAELFADLKEKEAQYARDIQAQEEQQQKNRQLLERLEFANHLKDAHSKMIAANRRTAELERSIAKLKEEISTAAANYDSCRTAVSSLKQKEPHQEKEYQALPEIRQQLEAAKQLQDYQQKRKSSAKNIDTLKEKGGRLKQEEKKNKQELEAANRQQNALTERIAGLSGVIRQAEELIKYHLDKSIEDQTRFLKEKDSLEEKLSRTRRDLAAAEAELSRLQQESRGKKKDQLKLMIGKLQAELTQGEACPVCGSLEHPNTQIAETDEENLKLLFKDIENLEQQIKAAEQRVQELNNLLAADDSRKKDVLKELKKIAEAVAAAYQDLQNTVSQTAAGDLKENYSKAVGQAILADLRASHEELENRQKLQEQTIEKLEAALDNNQTEQQTSLKNLSVETDRLEQAEGKILELQESYPDLKSAAYYQKLEDTIKEAYQTFKESLTKAETALHQSETALSKLKGQLTSESETLTAQQKEGTDAERELDEALLPDTALTHDRQQLADWIAELGHNRISVTANQISRFEEQKRSLSQEIAELQEGVKDKAYPELDSLEKKKEEAEQNHLSLVEKQGRLSRQLQMIAETVQAIADKQKEAEKNRQAAQELAYLNKLVQGQGESHVRLETYVIQAHLERILDYANNHYIGLLSSQQFEFLISDRTAGKAQSGLNINIYDKTNNKELPASSLSGGETFIASLAIALSMSEVVQNASNGALIETLFIDEGFGSLDEETLDKAVAVLESIGENRMVGVISHVKEMKETIEQQLLIEKRIDGSSAIKHRT